The sequence below is a genomic window from Bacteroidales bacterium.
CCGGTTTTTTAAAGAAGGAAGCGGAGATGTGATCATCAGTGCGGATTCGGTAGACGTTCAAATCGGAGATCTTGCCCAGAAGACACAACTGGAGATCATACTGAATGTTTCTTTCCTGGATGAACAAATGAATCCGACCCGTGCAAAGACAGAACCGGTAGTACTGGGCAACATAAAAGACCAAAAATTCTCTGTTAAAATCACAGACATGACCGCAATGAAAGATGCCAGGCATCTTAAATTCAGTTTTGTTATCAAGAAGCCCGATAATGGTACCCCGATTACTTT
It includes:
- a CDS encoding DUF4621 domain-containing protein, whose product is RFFKEGSGDVIISADSVDVQIGDLAQKTQLEIILNVSFLDEQMNPTRAKTEPVVLGNIKDQKFSVKITDMTAMKDARHLKFSFVIKKPDNGTPITFKVSDFLSIAKLKIKKEGGISINLDDI